One Pseudomonas sp. B21_DOA genomic window, TGTCCAACTCCTCGAGCGTCGGCCGGCGGTTACGCTCTTTGCTCTTGCTCACCATGCCTAACTTGCGCAAAACCTTTCTAGCATCAGGCATGGCCAGCGGATCTACCTCATAACCCCACGCTGGACGCGCCACGGACAACACCGCTCCCAAGTGCGAGAGGTCATTGCCAACCGTCTGCGCCTGAACGCCGCCGCCCTCTTTACTCATCCGCCACTGTGCGAATTCTACGAGCTTCTGACTGGTCAGCGCCGAGTCATCGAGATCACCTAACCAGGTGTCCTTGATCGCATTGAGTGTGGCGTTCTTTGTCTTACCCAACGGCCGGATCTTTTCGTACTCGTCCAGGTACTGCTCGATCATCTTTCTGATCGTTACACCTTTACGGTTCGCTCGCTCAATCGCACCAGGCTCGGCCAGCTCCGTCTCACGCCGCTTGATCCACGCCTGAGCGACCTGCTTGCGGTCGAAGGTTTGGCTTTCCTGATAAACTGTGCGCCCATCCCGATTGATCCGTATCTGCGCCGTGTAGGCCGTCGAGTTGTCCTTGCGCTTACGTGATGTAATCGTGCCCATTTCCAGTTGCTACATTGCTAAATTCGCTTGCTACATTGTAGCAACCGACTTCAGAAAACAAGGAAAAATGGGTAAAAACCGCTGTATAAAAGATCAGTATCAATGAATTTCGAAGAACCTGAAGCGCCCGTAAACACTAGCCACGCCCGCTCCGAGCCGTCTCGCCGCTTCAGTGTAGCGCCGATGATGGATTGGACGGACCGCCACTGCCGATACTTCCTGCGCCTGCTGTCCAAGCACGCCCTGCTCTACACCGAAATGGTCACCACCGGCGCGCTGCTCAACGGCGATCACGAACGTTTCCTGCGTCACAACGAAGCCGAGCACCCGCTGGCGTTGCAGCTCGGCGGTAGTGTTCCGCTCGATCTCGCCGCCTGCGCGCGCATGGCTCAGGAGCACGGCTACGACGAGGTGAACCTCAACGTCGGCTGCCCAAGCGATCGTGTCCAGAACAACATGATCGGTGCGTGCCTGATGGGACATCCGCAGTTGGTGGCTGATTGTGTGAAGGCGATGCGTGATGCGGTGTCGATTCCGGTAACGGTGAAGCATCGCATCGGCATCAACGGTCGGGACAGTTACGCGGAGCTATGCGATTTCGTCGGCACAGTCCGCGATGCCGGCTGCACGAGTTTTACCGTGCATGCGCGGATTGCGATTCTCGAGGGGTTGTCGCCGAAGGAGAATCGCGACATTCCGCCGTTGCGCTATGACGTGGCGGCGCAGTTGAAGGCGGATTTTCCGGAGCTGGAGATTGTGCTGAACGGCGGGATCAAGACCATGGAGGCCTGCCATGAGCATCTGCAGACGTTCGATGGCGTGATGTTGGGGCGTGAGGCTTATCACAATCCTTATCTGCTAGCGGAGGTCGATCAGCAACTGTTCGGCAGTACCGCTCCGGTGATCAGTCGGGCTGAGGCGTTGGCGCAGTTGCGGCCTTATATCGCCGAGCATTTGCTGGCCGGTGGTGCGATGCATCACATCACTCGGCATGTGCTGGGCCTGGGCACAGGGTTCCCCGGGGCGCGCAAGTTTCGTCAGTTGTTGTCGGTGGATATTCACAAGGCCAAGGATCCGCTGGCGTTGCTGGATCAGGCGGCTGAGTTGCTTGAAGGGCGTTGATTGATGGTTTGAGTGTGCGGGCGGCGCATGAGCGTTGCCCGGTATTTTGATGTACTGACAGGATGTCTTTTGTTTATGCCCGCGTTTACTTTTTCAGGTTTCAAGCGTTTCACCCTCCTCGCTTTGTTCAGCTTCACTTCCAACGTTTATGCGCACTGCGATGGCTTTTGCATGGGCCGTACCGATACGCCGTGGGAGGTGACGCAGCTTTCCGGCTTCACTTTGGTGTCTTTAATCCTCGCACCTATTTCGTCTAGCCAGGAAACGACCGACAGTCACAAACGTGTTTACTCTGCCGAGGAGCAAGAAGACGCGCGACTCTATCTGGCCAGCGACGGCATGCTGCAAGCCGCGTATTTCACCTCAGCCTTGCAGCGCTTTCGGCAGCAGTCGGCGGATTCGACGTTAAACGATCTCGCCGTGGCGGCGTTGATCAGCGCGCAGTGATCAAGCGGCCGCAGCCGCGGTCCAGTTCACCCAGCCAAACAGCCAGGTTGCCAGAATCAACAAACCAAAACCGATCCGGTACCACGCGAACGCGGCGTAGCTGTGGTTGGCGATAAATTTCAGCAGACCACGCACGGCGATCATGGCGAAGATGAATGCGGTGACGAAGCCGAGGGCGAAGACTGGCAGGTCGTTGGGTTGGAACAGGTCGCGGTATTTGTAGCCGGAATAAACGGCGGCGCCGACCATGGTCGGCATGGCGAGGAAGAACGAGAACTCGGTGGCGGCTTTGCGCGAAAGGCCGAAGAGCAGACCGCCGATGATGGTCGAGCCGGAGCGCGAGGTGCCGGGAATCATCGCCAGGCACTGTACGAAACCGACCTTCAACGCGTGGGACCAGCGCATGTCGTCGACATGTTCGACGCTGACTACATGGCTACGCTGTTCGGCCCACAACATGACGATGCCGCCAACAACGAGGGCCACCGCAACGGTGATCGGGTTGAACAGGTATTCATGAATCGCGTCGGCGAATAACACGCCGAGGATAACGGCCGGGAAAAACGCGATCAGCAGATTGAGGGTGAAACGTTGCGCGTTGCGCTCGGTGGGCAGGCCTTTGACAATTTCGAAGATCTTCGGACGAAATTCCCAGACCACAGCAAGAATGGCCCCCAGTTGAATAATGATGTTGAACGCCATGGCGCGCTCACCGCCAAACTCGAGCAGGTCGGCGACAATAATCTGGTGACCGGTACTTGAAATGGGCAAGAACTCGGTCAAGCCTTCTACCGCGCCTAATATCAACACCTGGAAAGCGGTCCAGAAATCCATTAATCCTCCGTCAGAGCACTCAGGGTGAGCGACCGGTTCAATAACACTCAGGGGTTGAGTATCTGAAGTATGCATACAGCGATTCGCCGATCCGGAAGAATAGGGTTTATGCAGAGTTAGACTCAAGGACTGTTAGTAATCGTCGGCCGACGAACTAAACGGAAAAAATTTACATCTATTACAACAAATATTTCAGTTCAGATATGAAGTGTGATCAACCTCACACATTGTTGACATGGCCAATCAGTGGCAAAAGGACATAGACAAAGCCATCGCCACAAGCTCAAAATAGTGGCACCATTGCATATAGCCATCACCTACGCATTAGTTCACAAGCCCGAGAAAATCAACTAAAAGCCTGAAAAGCTTAGTTATTGTTAGAAAACTCGGGAGACACGTCTAAAATCCGCGCAAATGTTACCAATTGTCAGTCACAGATGAGAACCGGTGCTTTAACATCCCGATGTCAGCACCTAATTCGAGTCAACGCATGATGCTCTCAGGGAACTTGGCGACTAGAAGTCCGCGCCCGACAAATGATGAATCCGGTGTTCTTGCTCTGGGTCGTACAATGGGTGTGGCTGATCATTTCAGATCGCTGATCGCAAAGCACGTGCAGCCCGATATGACCCTGGAAACAGGTGCTTTCACTAGTTCATATAAACAGCGCGGCTACATAGGTTCCTACCGCGCCATTTTCGTCATCATCGATAGTCCACAAGCCATCGAAGAAAATCTGGCCCTGGTGCAGACCCTGCGCGATGACAACTTGAAGCCACTTATTTGCGCTGTCGTTACCGGCCGCGGTGCCGTCAACAAGATCAAATATTTCCTCGCCGGGGCGGATGCCTGTATCAAGCTCAACACATTGAGCGATGACAGCGAAGACTTGCTGGCGGAATTCTTCAACAGCGAAGACTGGCAACGAGATATCAACCTCACGCTTGATCCGACGCGGATCTGCCTGATGGACAGTCGGCGCAAACTGGATATCTCTTTCGCCGAAATGAAGATCCTCGAGGCCTTTGCGCACACAGGCAATCACATTCTGAGTCATGATGAAATCGCCGGCATCATGGGCCTCAACGCCAATTTCTACGACCCTCGGGCACTGGAAAAATCAATCAGTCGCTTGCGTGGAAAAATCAAGGACATGTATGGTACAAACGCGATTCAGAGCATCCGCGGCTACGGCTATCGCCTGATGCGGGGCCTGATATCGACTGCCTGAGTCTCGGGCAGTCTTCCCTTTGCATACGTACGAAGGATCGTCTGATGCAGCCATATCGTTTCAATAGCGCCTCATACTTATTAAAACTCAAGCACTTGAATGAGCACGGCATCACGCCACATAACAATAAAACTCCATAACATAGCAGCAGATCGAGTGGAATTTATCGATGGCCATTTTCGGCCAGAACCCTGCCTACGATTACTTCCGAGGAAGTCATTGCTCGCCTGCCGATTTATCTTTTAGCCAATTTTGGTGTGTATTTAGGAGAGAGACATGGAAACGAGTACAACCCTCCCCAGAAAATATTTTGTTGTTGTGACGCACAGCACAACGTCGCAACGTGAACTGGAAAGCATCTTGTCCAGTGAGCGTTTCAATTCGTTTGGCACGTCGC contains:
- a CDS encoding site-specific integrase, with product MGTITSRKRKDNSTAYTAQIRINRDGRTVYQESQTFDRKQVAQAWIKRRETELAEPGAIERANRKGVTIRKMIEQYLDEYEKIRPLGKTKNATLNAIKDTWLGDLDDSALTSQKLVEFAQWRMSKEGGGVQAQTVGNDLSHLGAVLSVARPAWGYEVDPLAMPDARKVLRKLGMVSKSKERNRRPTLEELDKLMAHFFEMQERGKAQIHMPKVIAFALFSTRRQEEITRIRWADLDESRHAVLVRDMKNPGQKIGNDVWCYLPDEAWAILQSMPRIEREIFPYNARSVSASFTRACPMLGIEDLHFHDLRHEGVSRLFEMDWDIPRVSSVSGHRDWNSLRRYTHLKGRGDSYKGLEWVRRLV
- the dusA gene encoding tRNA dihydrouridine(20/20a) synthase DusA, whose product is MNFEEPEAPVNTSHARSEPSRRFSVAPMMDWTDRHCRYFLRLLSKHALLYTEMVTTGALLNGDHERFLRHNEAEHPLALQLGGSVPLDLAACARMAQEHGYDEVNLNVGCPSDRVQNNMIGACLMGHPQLVADCVKAMRDAVSIPVTVKHRIGINGRDSYAELCDFVGTVRDAGCTSFTVHARIAILEGLSPKENRDIPPLRYDVAAQLKADFPELEIVLNGGIKTMEACHEHLQTFDGVMLGREAYHNPYLLAEVDQQLFGSTAPVISRAEALAQLRPYIAEHLLAGGAMHHITRHVLGLGTGFPGARKFRQLLSVDIHKAKDPLALLDQAAELLEGR
- a CDS encoding DUF2388 domain-containing protein, with the translated sequence MSVARYFDVLTGCLLFMPAFTFSGFKRFTLLALFSFTSNVYAHCDGFCMGRTDTPWEVTQLSGFTLVSLILAPISSSQETTDSHKRVYSAEEQEDARLYLASDGMLQAAYFTSALQRFRQQSADSTLNDLAVAALISAQ
- a CDS encoding undecaprenyl-diphosphate phosphatase, translated to MDFWTAFQVLILGAVEGLTEFLPISSTGHQIIVADLLEFGGERAMAFNIIIQLGAILAVVWEFRPKIFEIVKGLPTERNAQRFTLNLLIAFFPAVILGVLFADAIHEYLFNPITVAVALVVGGIVMLWAEQRSHVVSVEHVDDMRWSHALKVGFVQCLAMIPGTSRSGSTIIGGLLFGLSRKAATEFSFFLAMPTMVGAAVYSGYKYRDLFQPNDLPVFALGFVTAFIFAMIAVRGLLKFIANHSYAAFAWYRIGFGLLILATWLFGWVNWTAAAAA
- a CDS encoding winged helix-turn-helix domain-containing protein, yielding MMLSGNLATRSPRPTNDESGVLALGRTMGVADHFRSLIAKHVQPDMTLETGAFTSSYKQRGYIGSYRAIFVIIDSPQAIEENLALVQTLRDDNLKPLICAVVTGRGAVNKIKYFLAGADACIKLNTLSDDSEDLLAEFFNSEDWQRDINLTLDPTRICLMDSRRKLDISFAEMKILEAFAHTGNHILSHDEIAGIMGLNANFYDPRALEKSISRLRGKIKDMYGTNAIQSIRGYGYRLMRGLISTA